Sequence from the Candidatus Acidiferrales bacterium genome:
CACGCTGACCAGGCCGGTCATGGCAGTCAAAAATCCCACCATTACGATGTTCGAAACCGCTCGGCGGCCAAGCTCTTCTGCCAGCCGCGTGGCCGGGATTCCGTGCAGCCTGATTCCGGGCGGCCCGTCGGGGCGCGGATGGCACGTGACCAACTCCGCTTCCACCAAAAGCAGACCCCCCGGTTGCAGCTCCGAACCGAAGCGATGGTAAGCATCCTGCGACATGGCCACCAGGATGTCGAGCGCAGTGAGGTAAGGATACAAGATCGGCTGATCGGAAAGGACGAGCTGAGCGCTGCAAGCGCTGCCGCGGGCTTCCGGGCCAAAGCTCTGCGTCAGGGTGGCGTGCTTGCCGTCATAAATGGCGGCGGCTTTGCCGATCACAATTCCCGCCAGGATGACTCCCTGCCCGCCAAAGCCGGCAATGCGGAGCTCAGTCGTCGCCATGGCCTTCTCCGTATCGCCGGTACTCCTGGCCGAGCGTGCGGGCGAGCTGGTCATTCATCGTCTCAAGGAACGTCGGCCGCTCGATGTCCACGAATTTGCCGACCAGGATCTCGCTCTGGAAGCCGATGCTCACCTCTTTGGTGTTGGCGCCATGGCAGGTCAGGCTTTTCTCCTTGTAATACTTCATCGTCTCGAGCCCATCGCCCAAGCGGTTGCGCCGCTGATAAAGGGTAGGGCAGGGGGAAATGATCTCGAGAAAGGAGAAACCCTTTTTCTGGAACATCTCACGCATCGCTTTGGCGATTTGGCGGACGTGGAAGGTAGTCCAGCGAGCGACGTAAACCGCGCCGGAAGATTCCGCGAGATAGGGCAGGTTGAAGGGCTGCTCAAAGGTGCCGTAAGGAGCCGTTGTGCCCAGCGCCGTGAGCGGGGTCGTGGGCGCAATCTGGCCGCCCGTCATGCCGTAGATAAAATTGTTGACGCAGATCACCTTCAAATCCACGTTGCGCCGCGCGGCGTGGATAAAGTGGTTGCCGCCGATGGC
This genomic interval carries:
- a CDS encoding 2-oxoacid:acceptor oxidoreductase family protein; this encodes MATTELRIAGFGGQGVILAGIVIGKAAAIYDGKHATLTQSFGPEARGSACSAQLVLSDQPILYPYLTALDILVAMSQDAYHRFGSELQPGGLLLVEAELVTCHPRPDGPPGIRLHGIPATRLAEELGRRAVSNIVMVGFLTAMTGLVSVEAIKQAIADSVPRGTEAVNLAAFEKGLEYGLAHLPTQPALQV
- a CDS encoding 2-oxoacid:ferredoxin oxidoreductase subunit beta, with protein sequence MSEGTLPGGQPLNPVEPFLRMDRMPHIWCPGCGIGITVNCFARALVESRVPLEQTVVVSGIGCTGRVAGYLNLDSFHTTHGRAIPFATGLKLANPELRVVVYSGDGDLIAIGGNHFIHAARRNVDLKVICVNNFIYGMTGGQIAPTTPLTALGTTAPYGTFEQPFNLPYLAESSGAVYVARWTTFHVRQIAKAMREMFQKKGFSFLEIISPCPTLYQRRNRLGDGLETMKYYKEKSLTCHGANTKEVSIGFQSEILVGKFVDIERPTFLETMNDQLARTLGQEYRRYGEGHGDD